A section of the Agrococcus sp. SGAir0287 genome encodes:
- a CDS encoding SDR family oxidoreductase yields MTDQHPTEFPAQQQPEQPGLTEAMEPVPDHGETSWVGRGRLEGRRALITGGDSGIGRAVAIAYAREGADVAIVHLPEEADDAADTLAAVEAAGRRGVALALDLRYEEGCVEAVRRAVAELGGLDVLVSNAAHQRQRDGIEDITWDGIDRVFKTNLYALLVLAREAVTHLPEGGSIIVTSSVQSADPSPGLVDYAMTKSAQRAFVEAMAAELGPRGIRVNAVAPGPIWTPLIPATGFPDEKVQQFGQDTPFGRAGQPSELAGAYVYLASDEASYTSAAVIGVTGGRSVP; encoded by the coding sequence GTGACCGACCAGCATCCGACCGAGTTCCCCGCCCAGCAGCAGCCCGAGCAGCCGGGACTCACGGAGGCCATGGAGCCCGTGCCCGACCACGGCGAGACGAGCTGGGTCGGCCGCGGCAGGCTCGAGGGGCGGCGCGCGCTCATCACGGGCGGCGACTCCGGCATCGGCCGCGCCGTCGCCATCGCCTACGCGCGCGAGGGCGCCGACGTCGCGATCGTGCACCTGCCGGAGGAGGCCGACGACGCCGCCGACACGCTCGCCGCCGTCGAGGCGGCCGGTCGCCGCGGCGTGGCGCTCGCACTCGACCTGCGATACGAGGAGGGATGCGTCGAGGCCGTGCGGCGCGCGGTCGCCGAGCTCGGCGGGCTCGACGTGCTCGTGTCGAACGCTGCGCATCAGCGGCAGCGCGACGGCATCGAGGACATCACGTGGGACGGCATCGACCGCGTCTTCAAGACCAACCTCTACGCGCTGCTCGTGCTCGCGCGCGAGGCGGTGACGCATCTGCCCGAGGGCGGCTCCATCATCGTCACGTCGTCGGTGCAGTCGGCCGATCCCTCGCCCGGCCTCGTCGACTACGCGATGACGAAGTCCGCGCAGCGGGCCTTCGTCGAGGCGATGGCCGCGGAGCTCGGCCCGCGCGGCATCCGCGTCAACGCCGTCGCACCCGGTCCCATCTGGACGCCGCTCATCCCCGCGACCGGCTTCCCGGACGAGAAGGTGCAGCAGTTCGGGCAGGACACGCCCTTCGGCCGCGCCGGCCAGCCCTCCGAGCTCGCGGGCGCCTACGTGTACCTCGCCTCCGACGAGGCGTCGTACACCTCGGCGGCCGTCATCGGCGTCACGGGCGGTCGCTCGGTGCCGTGA
- a CDS encoding glycoside hydrolase family 15 protein — MTFAWQVGSGPRWQGGEPVDAPVDGRDADGYADLRTYATIGDGRTIALVSRGGSIDWLPLPAVDSPPPFAALLDAPAGGAIRLAPVEEHTSSRRYVEGGNVLETTFTTASGVVTVTDSLNTGQAGRLPWCELARRIDGVSGQVRMRGEIAPGTLLGAASPWASDTVHGTVLRVDGLTLAPRTLHDAGVDVEERRVVAWFETTPGSRHLLGLVATDEEPLPLPSPEAMDAGVDRTIDTWRRWSRSCRYDGPWSTVVARSALVLKQLIHAPSGGIAAAATTSLPESRTEPKGWDYRFSWVRDTAYSLTVLLQLGVLEEVHAAMSHMLRILRAQPDATSVLHALDGSDPGAEVTSHDVPGWRGAQPVVTGNRATDQLQLGVYGDLFSIVQLYVDAGNVLDAPTGRLMTRIADLAADRWRSKDAGMWELTDEQHYTTSKLGCWQALRHAAHLADVGQIPGDADRWRYEADAIRAWVDEHCWSESLGAYEWYPGAGRLDASILLHAISGFDRGDRMRSTLDAIERELTFDGHVVRWSGAEHEEEAFVACSFWMVAARAWCGQVDLARERMEHLVATVPNDVGIMAEMIEPATGAFAGNLPQALSHLALVNAALTIQTVERDGLPDEA; from the coding sequence GTGACCTTCGCGTGGCAGGTGGGCTCCGGCCCGCGCTGGCAGGGCGGCGAGCCCGTCGACGCCCCGGTGGACGGCCGGGACGCCGACGGCTACGCCGACCTGCGCACCTACGCGACGATCGGCGACGGGCGCACGATCGCGCTCGTGTCGCGCGGCGGCAGCATCGACTGGCTGCCGCTGCCCGCCGTCGACTCGCCACCGCCGTTCGCGGCGCTGCTCGACGCACCCGCCGGCGGTGCGATCCGCCTCGCCCCCGTCGAGGAGCACACGTCCAGCCGACGGTACGTCGAGGGCGGGAACGTGCTCGAGACGACGTTCACGACGGCGAGCGGGGTCGTGACGGTGACGGACTCGCTGAACACGGGGCAGGCAGGACGGCTGCCGTGGTGCGAGCTCGCCCGGCGCATCGACGGGGTGTCCGGGCAGGTGCGGATGCGCGGCGAGATCGCGCCGGGCACGCTGCTCGGCGCTGCATCCCCATGGGCGAGCGACACCGTGCACGGCACCGTGCTGCGCGTCGACGGTCTCACGCTCGCGCCGCGCACGCTGCACGACGCGGGCGTCGACGTCGAGGAGCGCCGGGTCGTCGCATGGTTCGAGACGACGCCGGGCTCGCGCCACCTGCTGGGCCTCGTGGCGACCGACGAGGAGCCTCTGCCGCTGCCGTCGCCCGAGGCGATGGATGCGGGGGTGGACCGCACGATCGACACCTGGCGGCGCTGGAGCCGGTCGTGCCGCTACGACGGGCCGTGGAGCACGGTTGTCGCTCGCAGCGCGCTCGTGCTCAAGCAGCTCATCCACGCTCCCTCCGGCGGCATCGCCGCGGCCGCGACGACGTCGCTGCCCGAGTCGCGCACCGAGCCGAAGGGATGGGACTACCGGTTCTCGTGGGTGCGCGACACCGCGTACTCGCTGACCGTGCTCCTGCAGCTCGGGGTGCTCGAGGAGGTGCACGCCGCGATGTCGCACATGCTGCGCATCCTGCGCGCCCAGCCCGACGCGACCTCGGTGCTGCACGCGCTCGACGGCAGCGATCCCGGCGCCGAGGTGACCTCGCACGACGTGCCCGGATGGCGCGGTGCGCAGCCGGTCGTGACGGGCAACCGTGCCACCGATCAGCTTCAGCTGGGCGTCTACGGCGACCTGTTCAGCATCGTGCAGCTGTACGTCGACGCCGGCAACGTGCTCGACGCACCCACCGGGCGGCTCATGACCCGGATCGCCGACCTCGCCGCCGACCGCTGGCGGTCCAAGGACGCCGGCATGTGGGAGCTCACCGACGAGCAGCACTACACGACGTCGAAGCTCGGGTGCTGGCAGGCGCTGCGGCACGCCGCGCACCTTGCCGACGTCGGGCAGATCCCGGGCGACGCCGACCGCTGGCGCTACGAGGCCGACGCGATCCGCGCCTGGGTCGACGAGCACTGCTGGTCCGAGTCGCTCGGCGCCTACGAGTGGTACCCGGGCGCGGGGCGGCTCGACGCGTCGATCCTCCTGCACGCGATCAGCGGCTTCGACCGCGGCGACCGCATGCGCTCGACGCTCGACGCGATCGAGCGCGAGCTGACGTTCGACGGGCACGTCGTGCGCTGGAGCGGCGCCGAGCACGAGGAGGAGGCGTTCGTCGCATGCTCGTTCTGGATGGTCGCAGCCCGCGCCTGGTGCGGGCAGGTCGACCTCGCGCGCGAGCGCATGGAGCATCTCGTCGCGACGGTGCCGAACGACGTCGGCATCATGGCGGAGATGATCGAGCCGGCGACGGGCGCCTTCGCCGGCAACCTGCCGCAGGCGCTCAGCCACCTCGCGCTCGTGAACGCGGCCCTCACCATCCAGACCGTCGAGCGCGACGGGCTGCCGGACGAGGCCTGA
- a CDS encoding SDR family oxidoreductase has product MADQYTFADPTTLYADIETSAISQDGPGLDANMRDRGDLGEETYRGTGRLEGRKALVTGGDSGIGAATAIAFAREGADVAIAYLPEEEEDAQRIVGLIEAAGRTAIALPGDITDRETSRRAVEATVEALGGIDILVANAGRQQYVDDIEDLTDESFDLTFKTNVYPLLWMVKDAVPHMPPGSTIIATSSIQAYSPSEHLVDYASTKATQNAMCKALAQQLAPKGIRVNVVAPGPIWTPLQTAGGQPTDALPEFGQQTPLGRPGQPAELAPAYVFLASPESSYVVGETLNVNGGMPTP; this is encoded by the coding sequence ATGGCTGACCAGTACACGTTCGCGGACCCCACGACCCTCTACGCCGACATCGAGACCTCGGCGATCTCGCAGGACGGCCCCGGGCTCGACGCGAACATGCGCGACAGGGGGGACCTCGGCGAGGAGACCTATCGCGGCACCGGTCGCCTCGAGGGTCGCAAGGCGCTCGTGACCGGCGGCGACTCCGGCATCGGCGCCGCCACCGCCATCGCGTTCGCACGCGAGGGCGCCGACGTCGCCATCGCCTACCTGCCCGAGGAGGAGGAGGATGCGCAGCGCATCGTCGGCCTCATCGAGGCGGCGGGCCGGACGGCCATCGCGCTGCCGGGCGACATCACCGACCGCGAGACGAGCCGCCGCGCCGTCGAGGCCACCGTCGAGGCCCTGGGCGGCATCGACATCCTCGTCGCGAACGCGGGCAGGCAGCAGTACGTGGACGACATCGAGGACCTCACCGACGAGTCGTTCGACCTCACCTTCAAGACCAACGTCTACCCGCTGCTCTGGATGGTGAAGGACGCCGTGCCGCACATGCCGCCCGGCTCGACGATCATCGCGACGTCGTCGATCCAGGCGTACTCGCCGTCGGAGCACCTCGTCGACTACGCCTCGACGAAGGCGACGCAGAACGCGATGTGCAAGGCGCTCGCGCAGCAGCTCGCGCCCAAGGGCATCCGCGTGAACGTCGTCGCGCCCGGTCCGATCTGGACGCCGCTCCAGACGGCGGGCGGCCAGCCCACCGACGCGCTGCCGGAGTTCGGCCAGCAGACCCCGCTCGGTCGCCCGGGCCAGCCTGCGGAGCTCGCGCCCGCCTACGTCTTCCTCGCCTCGCCCGAGTCGAGCTACGTCGTCGGCGAGACCCTCAACGTCAACGGCGGGATGCCCACGCCGTGA
- a CDS encoding acyl-CoA dehydrogenase family protein, with protein sequence MTSGTSIATVPTDEEPLAALPGADAATVAQVAALARSAAADDDRIAGALRIAAGVADALPHPGDGDTATLWASLASIAAIDLGVARTIEPHLDALAILRQAGVDAPAGARWGVYAAEGAGHRLAAVRSGPQWALTGSKPWCSLAGRLDRALVTARVGHERALFAIPLDHGGVTVDRADAWASRGLHDVPSVPIRLERVPGTAVGAPGWYLERPGFAWGGIGVAAIWLGGAAGIARTMLAQSRRREPDQLALAMLGRVDRQLAAGGALLGRAAAIADAHDAAEDPAVVALRLRGTIAAIVDDVVRCADHAMGPAPLALDVEHAQRVDDLRVYVRQHHAERDDAALGRAVLDRDA encoded by the coding sequence ATGACCTCCGGCACGAGCATCGCCACCGTGCCGACGGACGAGGAGCCGCTCGCCGCGCTGCCCGGCGCGGACGCCGCGACCGTCGCGCAGGTCGCGGCGCTCGCCCGTTCGGCCGCCGCCGACGACGACCGGATCGCCGGAGCGCTGCGGATCGCCGCAGGCGTCGCCGACGCCCTCCCGCATCCCGGTGACGGCGACACCGCCACCCTGTGGGCATCCCTCGCGTCGATCGCCGCGATCGACCTCGGCGTCGCGCGAACGATCGAGCCGCACCTCGACGCGCTCGCGATCCTCCGGCAGGCGGGCGTGGATGCGCCGGCCGGCGCGCGCTGGGGCGTGTACGCCGCCGAGGGCGCCGGGCATCGGCTCGCCGCCGTGCGCTCCGGACCGCAGTGGGCGCTCACGGGATCCAAGCCGTGGTGCTCGCTCGCGGGTCGACTGGATCGCGCGCTCGTCACCGCACGCGTCGGCCACGAGCGCGCGCTCTTCGCCATCCCCCTCGACCACGGCGGCGTGACCGTGGACCGGGCGGACGCATGGGCGTCCCGCGGCCTCCACGACGTGCCGAGCGTGCCCATCCGGCTCGAACGCGTGCCTGGCACCGCCGTCGGCGCACCCGGCTGGTACCTCGAGCGACCCGGGTTCGCGTGGGGCGGCATCGGCGTCGCGGCCATATGGCTCGGCGGCGCCGCCGGCATCGCGCGCACGATGCTCGCCCAGAGCCGCCGCCGCGAGCCCGACCAGCTCGCGCTCGCGATGCTCGGACGCGTGGATCGGCAGCTCGCGGCCGGGGGCGCGCTGCTCGGCCGCGCGGCGGCGATCGCCGACGCGCACGACGCGGCCGAGGATCCCGCCGTCGTCGCGCTGCGCTTGCGCGGCACGATCGCGGCCATCGTCGACGACGTCGTACGCTGCGCCGACCACGCCATGGGGCCGGCGCCGCTCGCGCTCGACGTCGAGCACGCGCAGCGCGTCGACGACCTCCGCGTGTACGTGCGTCAGCACCACGCGGAGCGCGACGACGCCGCGCTGGGTCGCGCCGTGCTCGACAGGGATGCCTGA
- a CDS encoding bifunctional PIG-L family deacetylase/class I SAM-dependent methyltransferase: MPFHHADAGTGPERWQGVVGTPIDVRDATRVVVVAAHPDDESLGAGGLLARCAEAGVPATVLLLTDGEGSHPASPTHSREAMAQRRRREAVVAAAALGVGGDRLVHLGLPDGGVADVEDDVVAAIVEVVGDGRDAVLVAPYRGDGHPDHEAAGRAAAIAAQRTDARLLEYPIWLLHAAEPAALGDVRLVHLALDDAEQAAKAHAIEAHASQVHPLSQQPGDEVLLGEHVLARFRGEHERYVVAGGIVDDRLDRLHAQQAEPWGADARWYERRKRALVLATLPTERLGRVLEVGCSTGVMTAALAERADEVVAIDASGAALARAGERTAGLPVRLLHGPVPETWPDGTFDLVVVSEVGYFLAPSALEALVDRVAATLAPVGAVLLCHWRHAVRGWPLDADAVHAAFDRAPIPPRAASYADGDVRIELRAPRSAMPRADR; the protein is encoded by the coding sequence ATGCCCTTCCACCACGCGGACGCGGGCACCGGGCCCGAGCGGTGGCAGGGCGTCGTCGGCACGCCGATCGACGTGCGCGACGCGACGCGCGTCGTCGTGGTCGCCGCGCACCCCGATGACGAGTCGCTGGGCGCAGGCGGGCTCCTCGCGCGGTGCGCCGAGGCCGGCGTGCCGGCGACCGTGCTGCTGCTCACCGACGGCGAGGGTTCGCATCCCGCGTCGCCGACGCACTCGCGGGAGGCGATGGCGCAGCGGCGACGACGCGAGGCCGTCGTGGCGGCCGCCGCGCTGGGCGTCGGCGGCGACCGGCTCGTGCACCTCGGGCTGCCCGACGGGGGCGTCGCCGACGTGGAGGACGACGTCGTCGCGGCGATCGTCGAGGTCGTCGGGGACGGCCGCGACGCGGTGCTCGTGGCCCCGTACCGCGGCGACGGGCATCCCGATCACGAGGCTGCGGGCCGCGCCGCCGCGATCGCGGCGCAGCGCACGGACGCGCGGCTGCTCGAGTACCCGATCTGGCTGCTGCACGCCGCCGAGCCCGCGGCGCTCGGCGATGTCCGACTCGTGCACCTCGCGCTCGACGATGCCGAGCAGGCGGCGAAGGCCCACGCGATCGAGGCGCATGCGAGCCAGGTGCATCCGCTGTCGCAGCAGCCGGGCGACGAGGTGCTGCTCGGCGAGCACGTGCTCGCACGGTTCCGCGGCGAGCACGAGCGCTACGTCGTCGCAGGCGGGATCGTCGACGACCGGCTCGACCGGCTGCACGCGCAGCAGGCGGAGCCGTGGGGCGCCGACGCCCGCTGGTACGAGCGGCGCAAGCGTGCCCTCGTGCTCGCGACCCTGCCGACCGAGCGACTCGGCCGCGTGCTCGAGGTCGGCTGCTCGACGGGCGTCATGACGGCAGCCCTCGCCGAGCGCGCCGACGAGGTCGTGGCGATCGACGCGTCGGGGGCGGCGCTCGCTCGCGCCGGCGAGCGGACGGCCGGGCTGCCCGTGCGACTGCTGCACGGACCCGTGCCCGAGACCTGGCCCGACGGGACGTTCGACCTCGTGGTGGTCTCGGAGGTCGGCTACTTCCTCGCACCGTCGGCGCTCGAGGCGCTCGTCGATCGCGTCGCGGCGACGCTCGCGCCCGTCGGCGCGGTGCTGCTGTGCCACTGGCGACATGCCGTGCGCGGCTGGCCCCTCGACGCCGACGCCGTGCACGCCGCCTTCGATCGCGCGCCCATCCCGCCCCGAGCCGCCTCGTACGCCGACGGCGACGTGCGGATCGAGCTGCGCGCGCCCCGCTCGGCCATGCCGCGGGCGGACCGATGA
- a CDS encoding glycosyltransferase: protein MRIVVPARDEALRIERCLDGIAAARTAVEALGVRTRCIVVADACRDATATLARATPGVEVVETRAARVGVARRVGVDAAGDDGHGIDPHAVWIASTDADSVVPADWLLVHLGLADRGADAVLGLVHLPPGDASAPALARWHACSQVGDRIHGANLGVRLDAYRAVGGFPPLAAHEDVSLVAALRGAGRSVVATTRASVRTSSRHEGRAPSGFASHLRTIVLAESD, encoded by the coding sequence GTGCGCATCGTCGTGCCGGCGCGCGACGAGGCGCTGCGCATCGAGCGGTGCCTCGACGGCATCGCGGCGGCGCGCACCGCCGTCGAGGCGCTGGGCGTGCGCACCCGGTGCATCGTGGTGGCCGACGCGTGCCGGGATGCGACCGCGACCCTCGCCCGCGCGACGCCCGGCGTCGAGGTCGTCGAGACGCGCGCGGCGCGGGTCGGCGTCGCCCGCCGCGTCGGCGTCGACGCCGCGGGCGACGACGGTCACGGCATCGACCCGCATGCGGTGTGGATCGCGTCGACCGACGCCGACAGCGTGGTGCCGGCCGACTGGCTGCTGGTGCATCTCGGCCTCGCCGACCGCGGCGCCGATGCCGTCCTCGGCCTCGTGCACCTGCCGCCCGGCGACGCGAGCGCCCCCGCGCTCGCGAGGTGGCATGCGTGCTCGCAGGTGGGCGACCGCATCCACGGCGCGAACCTCGGGGTGCGGCTCGACGCCTATCGCGCCGTCGGCGGCTTCCCGCCGCTCGCAGCCCACGAGGACGTGTCGCTCGTCGCGGCGCTCCGCGGGGCGGGTCGCAGCGTCGTCGCGACGACGCGCGCCTCCGTGCGCACGTCGAGCAGGCACGAGGGACGGGCGCCGAGCGGCTTCGCGTCGCATCTGCGCACGATCGTGCTCGCCGAGTCCGACTGA
- a CDS encoding helix-turn-helix transcriptional regulator, producing MDARTTDGEPERPLVAVFAATAAPLPRVVGIMALTYATADVLVTRSAAALDAAQPDVLVVVDHAEATDAVVERCRSRGVPIVRVVPSRAAVALEPGVVPLDGDARLTAVAAKLDAAIRAPGPRIRLSDRERAAVYAVVDGRSRAQIARDLEVEPESVTILLRGARAAVRAQGHPTGRDELAALARRGVFRREPQST from the coding sequence GTGGACGCGCGCACGACCGACGGAGAGCCGGAGCGCCCCCTCGTCGCCGTGTTCGCGGCGACCGCCGCGCCACTGCCTCGCGTCGTGGGCATCATGGCGCTCACCTACGCCACCGCAGACGTGCTCGTGACGCGCTCGGCGGCGGCGCTCGACGCCGCGCAGCCGGACGTGCTCGTCGTCGTCGATCACGCGGAGGCCACCGACGCGGTCGTCGAGCGCTGCCGGTCGCGCGGCGTGCCGATCGTGCGCGTCGTGCCGTCCCGTGCCGCGGTCGCGCTCGAGCCGGGCGTCGTGCCGCTCGACGGCGACGCCCGCCTCACGGCCGTCGCCGCGAAGCTGGATGCGGCCATCCGCGCCCCGGGGCCCCGCATCCGGCTGAGCGATCGCGAGCGCGCCGCCGTGTACGCCGTCGTCGACGGTCGCAGCCGTGCGCAGATCGCTCGTGACCTCGAGGTCGAGCCCGAGTCGGTGACGATCCTGCTGCGCGGCGCACGCGCCGCCGTGCGAGCCCAGGGGCATCCGACCGGTCGCGACGAGCTCGCGGCGCTCGCGCGCCGCGGCGTCTTCCGGCGGGAGCCCCAGTCGACGTAG
- a CDS encoding SDR family NAD(P)-dependent oxidoreductase: MDLGIEGKVALVTGGDSGIGWHTARMLLDEGATVVITDQDADRLREAADRLEADPDRLFAFPADVTSVESLAALHARVAESAGEIDILVQSAGITGAQGLFHEIDDAGWVDTIEVDLLGPVRLIREFLPDLRAGGWGRIVLLASEDAVQPYDDELPYCAAKAGILALSKGLSRSYAAEGLLVNAVSPAFIHTPMTDAMMEKRAEERGTDRDEAIASFLEEERPHMELGRRGEPEEVAAVVAFLCSDLASFVNGANYRVDAGSVATI, encoded by the coding sequence ATGGATCTGGGCATCGAGGGCAAGGTGGCGCTCGTCACGGGCGGCGACTCGGGCATCGGCTGGCACACGGCCCGCATGCTGCTCGACGAGGGCGCGACGGTCGTGATCACCGACCAGGACGCCGATCGGCTGCGCGAGGCTGCGGATCGGCTCGAGGCCGACCCCGATCGGCTCTTCGCCTTCCCCGCCGACGTCACGAGCGTCGAGTCGCTCGCGGCGCTGCACGCCCGCGTGGCGGAGTCGGCCGGCGAGATCGACATCCTGGTGCAGTCGGCGGGCATCACGGGCGCGCAGGGGCTGTTCCACGAGATCGACGACGCCGGATGGGTCGACACGATCGAGGTCGACCTGCTCGGCCCCGTGCGCCTCATCCGCGAGTTCCTGCCCGACCTTCGCGCCGGCGGATGGGGTCGCATCGTGCTGCTGGCGTCAGAGGACGCCGTGCAGCCCTACGACGACGAGCTGCCCTACTGCGCGGCGAAGGCCGGCATCCTCGCCCTGTCGAAGGGCCTCTCGCGCAGCTACGCCGCAGAGGGGCTGCTGGTGAACGCCGTGTCGCCCGCCTTCATCCACACGCCGATGACGGACGCGATGATGGAGAAGCGCGCCGAGGAGCGCGGCACCGACCGCGACGAGGCGATCGCGTCGTTCCTCGAGGAGGAGCGCCCGCACATGGAGCTCGGTCGCCGTGGCGAGCCCGAGGAGGTCGCGGCCGTCGTCGCCTTCCTCTGCTCGGATCTCGCGTCCTTCGTGAACGGCGCGAACTACCGGGTCGACGCGGGATCGGTCGCGACGATCTGA
- a CDS encoding DUF2945 domain-containing protein, which produces MSKDLSKGDRVSWATSQGRTRGKVVERRVEDFQHDGQQFTASEDEPAYIVESEKTGATAAHKGSALRRLQD; this is translated from the coding sequence ATGAGCAAGGACCTGAGCAAGGGCGACCGCGTGAGCTGGGCGACGTCGCAGGGACGCACCCGGGGGAAGGTCGTCGAGCGCCGCGTCGAGGACTTCCAGCACGACGGCCAGCAGTTCACGGCGTCGGAGGACGAGCCGGCGTACATCGTCGAGTCCGAGAAGACCGGCGCGACGGCGGCGCACAAGGGCTCGGCGCTGCGGCGCCTGCAGGACTGA